In Sphaeramia orbicularis chromosome 10, fSphaOr1.1, whole genome shotgun sequence, the following proteins share a genomic window:
- the LOC115426579 gene encoding E3 ubiquitin-protein ligase TRIM21-like, with protein sequence MACSRSMILEDNFLCSICLDVFTRPVSIPCGHNFCFDCIAHHWNNNAPIFQCPLCMETFPIRPMLRVNIFIAEMAEKFKNSATKNSSDRSDKPGNEGVLCNLCTGSKVAAFKSCLVCLMSFCETHLEPHQTVSALKKHKLIKPTENLESWICKAHDQHLELFCRKDHQFVCNICKDTDHKNHKVVSLEEEIEIRKTEQEAQQREMDLMIQTRHQKIQEFRHSIETSRSHARKVLTHSRHVMNAVVDYIKRSQAELTEVIELRQKKTETEAEGFIRDLEEEITQIAQRNRQLSGSVNNDPVTNLQNLFKVTVPPIQVRDWSDVSLEREQFNVQEAAAQFESTVTAEIRKLCDPDLKEMQKYAVDLTLDPDTANSHLIVSEDGKQVVHVDRRRFLPSKPERFDQVLNVLAKEGFSTGKFYYEVQVKDKTQWDLGVANQSINRKGDVRLSPKNGYWTIWLRKEREFTANAGPAVSFHVRGMPEKIGVFVDYEGGLVSFYDVDARAQIFSFSGCDFTEKLFPFFSPCTNDGGKNAAPLIITPVKYKI encoded by the coding sequence ATGGCTTGTTCAAGAAGTATGATCCTTGAGGACAACTTCCTTTGCTCCATCTGTCTGGACGTGTTCACTAGACCTGTGTCGATTCCCTGCGGACACAACTTCTGTTTTGACTGTATCGCACACCACTGGAACAATAACGCTCCTATATTCCAATGTCCACTGTGTATGGAGACTTTTCCCATCAGACCAATGCTTCGGGTTAATATCTTTATTGCTGAGATGGCAGAAAAGTTCAAGAATTCAGCTACAAAAAACTCCTCCGACAGGTCTGACAAACCAGGAAATGAAGGTGTTCTTTGTAATCTTTGCACCGGGTCAAAGGTCGCAGCTTTCAAGTCCTGCTTAGTGTGTCTCATGTCTTTCTGTGAAACACACCTTGAGCCACATCAGACTGTTTCAGCCTTAAAGAAACACAAACTGATCAAACCGACCGAGAACCTGGAGAGCTGGATATGCAAAGCGCACGATCAGCACTTGGAGCTGTTTTGCAGGAAGGACCATCAGTTCGTATGCAACATTTGTAAAGacactgaccataaaaaccaTAAAGTAGTCAGTCTAGAGGAGGAGATTGAAATCAGGAAGACCGAGCAGGAAGCACAGCAGAGAGAAATGGATCTCATGATTCAGACGCGTCATCAGAAAATTCAAGAGTTTCGACACTCAATAGAGACTAGTAGGAGTCATGCTAGGAAGGTACTGACCCACAGCAGGCATGTGATGAACGCTGTGGTGGACTACATTAAAAGAAGCCAAGCTGAGCTGACTGAGGTAATTGAGCTgaggcagaaaaaaacagaaacagaggcTGAAGGCTTCATTAGAGACCTGGAGGAGGAAATCACACAAATAGCTCAGAGGAACAGACAGCTGTCAGGGTCAGTCAACAACGACCCGGTCACAAACCTGCAGAATCTATTCAAAGTCACCGTCCCTCCGATCCAGGTTAGAGACTGGTCTGATGTGAGTCTTGAGAGGGAACAGTTCAATGTGCAAGAAGCAGCAGCCCAGTTTGAAAGTACAGTCACCGCAGAAATAAGGAAACTGTGTGATCCTGACCTGAAAGAAATGCAGAAGTACGCTGTAGATCTGACCCTGGATCCAGACACGGCCAACTCCCACCTCATTGTCTCTGAAGATGGTAAACAAGTCGTACATGTAGACAGAAGGAGGTTCCTCCCCAGCAAACCAGAAAGATTTGATCAGGTCCTTAATGTTTTAGCAAAAGAGGGTTTCTCAACTGGGAAATTTTACTACGAGGTTCAGGTTAAGGACAAGACTCAGTGGGATCTCGGAGTGGCAAACCAGTCCATTAACAGGAAGGGGGATGTGAGACTGAGCCCTAAGAACGGATACTGGACTATCTGGTTGAGGAAAGAGAGGGAGTTCACAGCCAACGCGGGCCCTGCCGTTAGCTTTCACGTGAGGGGGATGCCTGAGAAGATCGGAGTGTTCGTCGACTACGAGGGGGGTCTGGTCTCCTTCTACGACGTGGATGCCAGGGCGCAGATTTTCTCCTTCAGCGGCTGCGACTTCACAGAAAAACTCTTTCCGTTCTTCAGCCCATGTACTAATGATGGCGGCAAAAACGCAGCCCCTTTGATCATTACACCTGTCAAATACAAGATCTGA